From the genome of Vigna angularis cultivar LongXiaoDou No.4 chromosome 11, ASM1680809v1, whole genome shotgun sequence, one region includes:
- the LOC108334148 gene encoding DDRGK domain-containing protein 1, producing the protein MEELLVAVLSMFLVVALIPLYLWKRRQDSQPPPHHDEPPQAPRRETVVRTTATRRMRRRPAASGASTSADPPATVEESAGESDDEAAGGGYYEAKASKKKETKRQEREARRQADEAARESKQAKQDRYSEMRRLKDEEREAQERMLEEEAKAQKAKEEEAAALEFEKWKGEFSVDEEGTLEEAQDSAEDLLANFVEYIKKHKCVPLEELAAEFKLRTQECINRITSLESMDRLSGVMDDRGKFIYISQEEMKAVADYIKRQGRVSISHLASKSNQFIDLEPKVQYTDDINIGEEITVN; encoded by the exons ATGGAGGAGCTACTCGTAGCGGTACTCTCAATGTTTCTCGTCGTAGCGTTGATCCCACTCTACCTATGGAAACGCCGTCAGGATTCTCAGCCTCCACCTCACCACGACGAACCTCCCCAG GCTCCGCGGAGAGAAACCGTTGTGCGCACCACCGCCACTCGTCGTATGCGTCGCCGGCCTGCTGCGTCTGGAGCTAGTACGTCGGCAGATCCGCCTGCGACGGTAGAAG AATCTGCTGGTGAGAGTGACGATGAAGCTGCTGGTGGAGGGTATTATGAGGCCAAAGcatcaaagaaaaaggaaaccaAAAGGCAAGAGAGGGAAGCACGGCGTcag GCTGATGAAGCTGCACGAGAGTCAAAGCAGGCAAAACAAGATCGTTATTCAGAAATGAGGAGGTTGAAGGATGAGGAGCGTGAGGCACAGGAGCGTATGTTG GAAGAGGAAGCCAAAGCTCAGAAAGCTAAGGAGGAGGAGGCTGCTGCATTGGAGTTTGAAAAGTGGAAAGGTGAATTTTCAGTTGATGAGGAAGGTACCCTTGAAGAAGCGCAGGATAGCGCTGAAGACTTGCTAGCcaattttgttgaatatataAAG AAGCACAAATGTGTTCCCTTAGAAGAACTTGCTGCAGAATTTAAATTGCGAACACAG GAATGTATCAATCGTATCACATCCCTGGAAAGCATGG ATCGGCTTTCAGGTGTTATGGATGACAGAGGGAAATTTATTTACATCTCCCAAGAAGAGATGAAAGCGGTTGCTGATTATATTAAGCGGCAAGGGAGGGTCAGCATTTCCCACTTAGCAAGTAAATCAAACCAGTTCATTGATTTAGAGCCTAAAGTTCAGTACACTGACGACATTAATATTGGGGAGGAGATAACTGTCAACTGA